The proteins below come from a single bacterium genomic window:
- a CDS encoding cupin domain-containing protein: MEFGQRIKEIRLKKKFTLEELAKRTNVSASFLSQIERGIVYPSVESLKRIATALHVKLDYFFKEERVPRKTIVKRDKRERFFLKDSNAFVEILTSSGIEVLMEPLVFTLQPKGHTGKQLSMHEGEEFGLVLEGKIKVQIGKEFYTLEQGDSISFDSMLPHKFRNIGNGKAKVLWVVFSPRRIM, encoded by the coding sequence ATGGAATTTGGTCAACGGATCAAAGAGATTAGACTTAAGAAAAAGTTCACGTTAGAGGAACTGGCTAAGCGAACGAACGTGAGTGCTAGTTTTCTTTCACAGATTGAAAGGGGGATAGTCTATCCTTCAGTAGAGAGCCTCAAGAGAATTGCTACGGCTTTGCATGTGAAGTTGGACTATTTTTTCAAAGAAGAAAGAGTCCCTCGTAAAACTATTGTAAAGAGAGACAAAAGAGAAAGATTTTTTTTAAAAGATTCTAATGCATTTGTAGAGATACTAACTTCCAGTGGAATTGAAGTTTTAATGGAGCCATTAGTCTTTACATTACAGCCAAAAGGTCATACCGGAAAGCAGTTGAGTATGCATGAAGGGGAGGAGTTTGGTTTAGTTCTTGAAGGAAAGATTAAAGTGCAAATTGGAAAGGAATTTTACACATTAGAACAAGGCGATAGTATCTCCTTTGACTCTATGCTTCCCCATAAGTTCAGGAATATTGGTAATGGTAAAGCAAAAGTTCTCTGGGTAGTTTTCTCTCCCCGAAGAATTATGTAA
- a CDS encoding PAS domain S-box protein, producing MNGEDKTKEQLIEELGKMRQQLTELEALRAECKKTEEELREARGYLENLINYANVPIIVWDKEFRITRFNHAFEYLTGYTANEVTGQELRMLFPEASRDESLSKIERTLSGEYWKSVEIPILCKDGNIKLALWNSANIYARDGTTLLATIAQGMDISERKQMESDLGKRTHDLGERVKELNCLFDISQLVEKAGISLGEIFQGTIGLITPAWQYPEITCARIILEGQEFRTENFRETIWKQASDIIVHGKPIGSIEVCLLEEKPESDEGPFLKEERSLLKAISGRLGRIIEHKRGEETLKEYQKAVESSQEMIAVLDRQYVYCLTNEAFMRYRGLNQDQVVGHTVVELVGEDVFETKVKPSFDRCLGGENVRFEMVYEDPQAGNRDLQVSYYPLRDDEEKVTGVVAILRDITLEKKIERKRECLINLFQLLNKAVSLKETMQGAIHFLKSCSGCGSIGIRLREGDDFPYFQTEGFPEEFVRMESNLCTRDGDGQIVRDDTGNPVLEGICGSVISGHLDPAKPFFTENGSFWTNSISKLQTSTAEADREGWMRNKCNVKGYESVAFVPLRTEIDTFGLLQLNYRRKGQFVPFDITFLEMVGKYLGFWLARKGAENALQESEKRYRLLAENVQDIIWTTDMNFKFTYISPSVRSVRGYSVEEAMAQTLEERLTPASLGVTRKALAEELAIEEMEQKDLFRSRTLQLELIRKDGSTIWTESTMSFLRDQDGRAVGILGVTRDISECKKMEQEILKFSKLESVGILAGGIVHDFNNFLMAILGNISVAKMYTEPGDKIGERLTEAEKACLRARDLTKQLLIFSLGGEPIKKILSIAEVIKDSALFALRGSNVRCEFSIPADLWPVEVDEGQISQVINNLIINADQAMPEGGIIEVCAENITIDANYGFPVKEGEYIKISIKDQGVGIPEEYLTKIFDPYFTTKQKGSGLGLATTYSIIKNHQGYITLESKTREGTTFYVYLPALPKEFLTKKEEEEKIFAGNGKILVVDDEKMVRDVTGNMLNLIGYESESAGDGVEAVEVYKKARESQQSFDAIILDLTIPGTMGGAETIKKLIEIDPEVKAIVSSGYSNDPVMANFREYGFSGFLVKPYKVEELNEILQRIITDKNE from the coding sequence ATGAACGGTGAAGATAAGACAAAAGAGCAACTCATCGAAGAATTAGGGAAAATGCGTCAGCAGCTTACTGAACTGGAAGCATTAAGAGCCGAGTGCAAGAAGACGGAGGAGGAGTTGCGGGAGGCACGGGGCTACTTAGAGAATCTGATCAACTATGCGAACGTTCCTATCATCGTATGGGACAAGGAGTTCAGGATTACCCGGTTCAACCATGCCTTCGAGTACCTTACGGGTTATACAGCTAACGAGGTCACTGGCCAAGAACTGCGCATGCTCTTCCCTGAAGCAAGCCGAGACGAATCACTAAGCAAGATCGAACGCACATTGAGTGGTGAATACTGGAAATCGGTGGAAATTCCAATTCTTTGCAAAGACGGAAATATCAAGTTGGCACTCTGGAACTCGGCAAACATCTATGCTAGAGACGGCACGACCCTTTTAGCCACTATAGCCCAGGGTATGGACATCAGCGAGCGCAAGCAGATGGAAAGTGATCTGGGGAAGCGCACGCACGATCTTGGCGAGCGGGTCAAGGAACTGAATTGTCTCTTTGACATTTCTCAGCTCGTGGAGAAGGCGGGCATTTCGTTAGGGGAGATATTTCAAGGGACAATTGGTCTCATTACCCCCGCCTGGCAGTATCCAGAAATCACTTGCGCACGAATTATCCTGGAGGGTCAAGAGTTTAGAACGGAAAACTTTAGAGAAACCATCTGGAAGCAAGCCAGTGACATCATTGTCCACGGCAAGCCGATTGGCAGTATAGAAGTCTGTCTCTTGGAAGAAAAGCCAGAAAGCGACGAGGGACCTTTCCTAAAAGAAGAGAGAAGCTTGCTCAAAGCTATTTCCGGGCGATTGGGAAGGATTATCGAGCACAAGCGGGGAGAGGAGACACTGAAGGAGTATCAAAAGGCCGTGGAGAGTTCGCAGGAGATGATTGCTGTACTGGATCGCCAATACGTCTATTGCCTCACCAATGAGGCTTTTATGAGATATCGCGGCTTGAATCAGGATCAGGTCGTTGGTCACACTGTGGTAGAATTGGTGGGCGAGGACGTTTTCGAAACGAAAGTCAAGCCAAGCTTCGACCGCTGCTTGGGAGGCGAGAACGTGCGCTTCGAGATGGTATATGAGGATCCGCAGGCAGGTAACCGTGACCTGCAGGTGTCCTATTACCCTCTCAGGGACGATGAGGAAAAGGTCACGGGAGTGGTTGCTATTCTCAGGGACATTACTCTGGAGAAAAAAATCGAACGGAAGCGTGAGTGCCTCATTAATTTGTTTCAATTGCTCAACAAGGCAGTCTCTCTCAAGGAGACGATGCAGGGAGCTATCCATTTCCTCAAGAGCTGTTCGGGTTGTGGTAGTATTGGCATCCGCCTGCGCGAAGGGGACGATTTTCCCTACTTCCAGACAGAGGGCTTTCCTGAGGAGTTCGTGAGAATGGAGAGCAACCTTTGCACCCGTGACGGCGATGGTCAAATCGTGCGCGACGACACAGGCAACCCTGTTTTGGAGGGTATATGTGGAAGCGTCATCTCAGGCCACCTCGACCCTGCTAAGCCCTTCTTTACTGAAAACGGCAGCTTCTGGACGAATAGCATTAGTAAACTCCAGACCTCGACTGCAGAGGCCGACCGCGAGGGGTGGATGCGGAATAAGTGCAATGTTAAGGGTTACGAATCTGTGGCTTTTGTTCCATTGAGAACCGAAATAGATACATTCGGTTTGCTCCAGCTGAACTATAGGCGTAAAGGGCAGTTCGTACCGTTTGATATTACTTTCCTGGAAATGGTGGGGAAATACCTGGGATTCTGGCTGGCACGCAAGGGAGCAGAAAACGCTTTACAGGAGAGTGAGAAACGCTACCGTTTACTTGCCGAGAATGTGCAGGATATTATCTGGACCACAGATATGAACTTTAAGTTCACTTATATTAGCCCCTCTGTGAGGAGTGTACGAGGATATAGTGTTGAGGAAGCGATGGCCCAGACACTGGAAGAGAGATTGACTCCTGCCTCCCTTGGGGTTACTAGGAAGGCTCTTGCAGAAGAACTGGCTATAGAAGAAATGGAACAGAAAGACCTGTTCAGGTCACGGACGCTACAACTGGAGTTAATCCGCAAGGACGGCTCCACTATATGGACAGAGAGCACAATGTCTTTTCTGCGCGACCAGGATGGCCGGGCTGTAGGGATACTGGGAGTTACCCGCGACATCAGCGAGTGCAAGAAGATGGAACAAGAGATTCTAAAATTCAGCAAACTCGAATCAGTAGGTATTCTTGCCGGCGGCATTGTCCATGATTTTAACAATTTTTTAATGGCGATTTTGGGCAATATTTCTGTGGCAAAGATGTATACAGAACCAGGAGATAAAATTGGCGAAAGATTGACAGAGGCGGAAAAAGCGTGCCTGCGGGCAAGGGATTTGACCAAGCAATTGCTCATCTTTTCCCTGGGCGGAGAGCCAATTAAGAAGATACTCTCTATTGCGGAAGTAATAAAAGATTCAGCCCTGTTTGCCTTGAGAGGTTCCAATGTCCGTTGTGAGTTTTCCATACCAGCCGATCTCTGGCCGGTTGAGGTTGATGAGGGGCAGATAAGTCAGGTTATCAACAATTTGATTATCAATGCCGACCAGGCTATGCCGGAAGGGGGAATAATTGAAGTGTGTGCGGAAAATATTACTATAGACGCGAATTATGGTTTTCCCGTGAAGGAGGGAGAATATATAAAGATATCCATCAAAGACCAGGGAGTTGGTATACCTGAAGAATACCTCACTAAGATATTTGACCCCTATTTCACAACCAAACAGAAAGGAAGCGGTCTTGGACTTGCCACCACCTATTCCATAATTAAAAATCACCAGGGATACATTACCTTAGAATCCAAAACAAGAGAAGGAACAACCTTCTATGTCTATCTTCCTGCTCTCCCCAAGGAATTCCTAACAAAAAAGGAGGAAGAAGAAAAAATCTTTGCCGGCAATGGCAAGATTCTGGTAGTAGATGACGAGAAGATGGTCAGAGATGTTACCGGCAATATGCTCAATCTTATCGGATATGAGTCAGAGTCCGCCGGAGACGGTGTGGAAGCCGTTGAGGTGTACAAAAAAGCCAGAGAGTCCCAGCAGTCTTTTGATGCAATTATTTTGGATTTAACCATTCCCGGTACCATGGGAGGAGCGGAAACCATCAAGAAACTAATTGAGATAGACCCTGAGGTTAAAGCAATTGTATCCAGCGGTTATTCCAATGACCCGGTAATGGCCAACTTCAGGGAATATGGGTTTAGTGGTTTTCTTGTTAAGCCATATAAAGTTGAAGAACTGAACGAAATATTGCAAAGAATAATAACAGACAAGAATGAATGA
- a CDS encoding HD domain-containing phosphohydrolase — MKKIDVLLLNFGIENTIQPWVDRDILYAIHKGEKIEEVEQVYKNRKFDLIFLKISEGVTEGFRVLNYFKDISPYSKIIVVSEKPNFRDAFQYSKYGADDFRAMFRNSLEFISFIRCSGQQAIIDNIKVKFTNVFRKDALLSLLMAITETALACLVKTKGQHETMDHMEGVSQYVRLICEKLGKKKDYGEIFNQKYIEYMYLGSKLHDIGKINIPERITMKPYSLTKKEFEILKTHTHYGYEMLSAIEQGVEHDLHEFFKITREIALYHHENYDGTGYPYGLKGKDIPFSARICALADAYDALTSYRRYRGAFSHKKICDIILHKQNHKYDPDILKIFRQYNKEFKEISSVFRKNAETYSHKRIRIQCAWCKSLFIFDKWLPYNEILYGSHVMCPKCHKKLQKKISNVSY; from the coding sequence ATGAAAAAAATAGACGTGCTTTTACTCAATTTCGGTATAGAAAATACCATACAACCATGGGTTGATAGAGACATACTTTATGCTATTCATAAAGGAGAAAAGATTGAGGAAGTAGAACAAGTTTATAAAAATCGTAAATTTGACCTGATTTTCCTTAAAATATCAGAGGGCGTAACTGAAGGTTTTCGTGTATTGAATTACTTTAAAGATATTTCTCCGTATTCTAAAATAATAGTAGTTTCAGAAAAACCAAATTTTCGGGATGCATTCCAGTATTCAAAATATGGGGCTGATGATTTCCGGGCGATGTTTAGAAATTCCCTTGAATTTATAAGTTTTATAAGGTGTTCCGGTCAACAAGCTATTATAGATAATATAAAAGTTAAATTTACAAATGTATTTCGAAAGGATGCTTTATTATCGTTACTTATGGCGATAACCGAAACAGCTTTAGCATGTCTGGTGAAGACAAAAGGTCAACATGAAACTATGGACCATATGGAAGGAGTTTCACAATATGTTCGTTTAATTTGTGAAAAATTAGGGAAGAAGAAAGATTATGGTGAAATTTTTAACCAAAAATATATTGAGTATATGTATCTTGGAAGTAAGCTACACGATATTGGCAAGATAAATATACCCGAAAGGATAACTATGAAACCATACTCTCTTACAAAAAAAGAATTCGAAATATTAAAAACTCATACTCATTATGGATATGAAATGTTATCCGCAATTGAGCAAGGTGTGGAGCATGATTTGCACGAATTTTTTAAGATAACAAGAGAAATAGCGCTTTATCACCATGAAAATTACGACGGAACCGGCTATCCATATGGCTTAAAAGGTAAAGATATTCCTTTTTCTGCAAGAATTTGTGCCTTAGCAGATGCATATGATGCTCTTACGTCGTATAGGCGTTATAGAGGGGCGTTTTCTCATAAAAAGATATGCGATATTATATTACATAAACAAAATCATAAATACGACCCGGATATTCTGAAGATATTCAGACAATATAATAAGGAATTTAAAGAAATATCCTCTGTTTTTAGAAAAAATGCAGAAACATATTCTCATAAAAGAATAAGGATACAATGTGCCTGGTGCAAGTCACTATTTATTTTTGACAAATGGTTGCCTTACAACGAAATCCTTTATGGTTCTCATGTTATGTGTCCAAAATGTCATAAGAAACTTCAGAAAAAAATCAGTAATGTAAGTTACTGA
- a CDS encoding sigma-54 dependent transcriptional regulator, whose product MAERKNILIIGGEEFIGKNLKKELLQMGYNVEEVFDGDTGLEELENGKFQVVLLSSELPDIEGNRVLKSIKETHPLSEVIVLGEHSTMRSAFDSMRLGAYDYLSRPFDLNQVISTIERAIEHCKRHKSRRDGNGKLSRRSLPSNMVGESSAMKSILDLVQKVAPTDSAVLVQGETGTGKGLIANAIYKNSSRWDESFIVINCSAIPDTLLESELFGYEKGAFTDATRLKRGLLETANGGTLFLDEVSEISPSLQSKLLRVVETGDFRRLGSNQEIQIDLRIICATNRDLYKEVASRRFREDLYYRLSVVTINVPPLRERPDDIPLLVNFFLDNLKVSGKGKKTISPEALEMLKEYDWPGNIRELRNVIERVIILTERNSIEVADLPPIIQKHKTVKQLFLMPPEERYLTLEELEKMYIEKVLEHCRGHRSQTAEILGVTRHTLYNKLKHFGIDEKKIASFKSFRKK is encoded by the coding sequence ATGGCTGAGAGGAAAAATATTCTAATAATTGGTGGTGAAGAATTTATAGGGAAAAATCTAAAAAAAGAATTGCTCCAAATGGGATACAATGTGGAGGAAGTTTTTGATGGAGATACTGGTCTGGAAGAGTTAGAAAATGGAAAGTTTCAAGTTGTCTTGTTAAGCTCGGAATTGCCGGACATAGAAGGAAACAGGGTTTTGAAAAGTATCAAGGAGACGCATCCCCTTAGCGAGGTTATTGTGCTTGGCGAACATAGCACGATGCGCTCAGCTTTTGATTCGATGCGTTTAGGCGCTTACGATTATCTGAGCAGACCTTTCGATTTAAATCAAGTAATCTCCACTATTGAACGAGCCATTGAGCATTGTAAGAGGCACAAGAGTAGGCGCGACGGAAATGGGAAATTGTCACGCCGCAGTCTCCCTTCTAACATGGTGGGAGAGAGTTCGGCAATGAAGTCGATTTTGGATTTGGTCCAGAAAGTAGCTCCCACTGATTCTGCTGTCCTTGTTCAAGGAGAAACAGGCACCGGTAAGGGATTAATAGCTAATGCCATCTATAAGAATAGTTCGCGTTGGGATGAATCCTTCATTGTAATCAATTGTAGTGCTATCCCTGATACTCTTTTGGAAAGTGAGCTTTTTGGATATGAAAAGGGTGCTTTCACTGACGCTACTCGTCTGAAACGCGGTCTTTTAGAGACAGCTAATGGCGGGACTCTATTTTTGGACGAAGTCAGTGAAATAAGCCCAAGTTTACAATCTAAATTATTGCGAGTGGTGGAGACCGGAGACTTTCGCCGTTTAGGGAGTAACCAGGAAATCCAGATTGACTTAAGAATCATTTGTGCTACTAACAGGGATTTATATAAAGAGGTTGCTTCTCGTCGGTTTAGGGAAGACCTTTATTATCGTTTAAGTGTAGTGACTATAAATGTTCCGCCTTTGAGAGAAAGACCGGATGATATACCTTTATTAGTTAATTTCTTTTTAGATAATTTAAAAGTTTCCGGTAAAGGGAAAAAAACAATTTCTCCAGAAGCACTGGAAATGTTGAAGGAATATGATTGGCCGGGAAATATTCGCGAACTACGCAATGTGATTGAAAGGGTAATAATTCTAACCGAACGAAATAGTATTGAAGTTGCAGATTTACCGCCTATCATTCAGAAACATAAGACTGTAAAACAATTATTTTTAATGCCTCCTGAGGAGAGATATCTTACCCTTGAGGAACTGGAAAAGATGTATATAGAAAAGGTATTAGAACATTGCCGTGGACATCGCAGTCAAACAGCAGAGATTTTAGGTGTCACTCGCCATACCTTATATAATAAGCTCAAACATTTTGGAATTGATGAGAAAAAAATTGCCTCTTTTAAATCCTTCCGAAAAAAATAA
- a CDS encoding HEAT repeat domain-containing protein, whose protein sequence is MSKKLLKKVQVVSGKTAGIIARETLAVAKRAGTMPGLIKMKTVEAIQVSGKTLRIKRLKSDLKKWEKKRWATFTKMGEMIFKLAGKKAKNIWQRKEIKGFVRELKKCEAEIGWIKTQITEIKKSSEEQINYHQAILNLSSKEKDVRLGAVKSLGQLSDKDVITILTKKLKDPDLEVRQETIRVLHKIIDQEYPQ, encoded by the coding sequence ATGAGTAAAAAATTATTAAAGAAAGTGCAGGTAGTTTCCGGAAAGACAGCAGGGATAATAGCCAGAGAAACGTTAGCAGTGGCTAAGAGAGCTGGCACTATGCCCGGTCTCATCAAGATGAAAACAGTTGAAGCAATTCAAGTGAGCGGAAAGACATTAAGAATTAAAAGGTTAAAAAGTGATCTTAAGAAATGGGAAAAGAAAAGATGGGCTACCTTCACTAAAATGGGTGAGATGATATTTAAATTAGCAGGAAAGAAGGCAAAAAACATCTGGCAGAGAAAGGAGATCAAAGGCTTCGTTCGTGAATTGAAAAAATGTGAAGCTGAGATAGGATGGATAAAAACCCAGATTACTGAGATTAAAAAAAGTAGCGAAGAACAGATTAATTATCACCAGGCCATTCTTAATTTAAGTTCAAAAGAAAAAGACGTTCGTCTGGGAGCAGTGAAATCTTTAGGCCAGTTAAGTGACAAAGATGTTATTACCATTTTAACTAAGAAACTGAAAGATCCTGATTTGGAGGTTCGTCAGGAAACTATACGGGTGCTGCACAAAATAATTGACCAGGAATATCCACAATAA
- a CDS encoding NifB/NifX family molybdenum-iron cluster-binding protein, which yields MGRDPVKERLKKLDRVKIAIPSDDDKSISPHFGRCCCFIIYEVEGNKVNSRTVRENLCCPHRANICPKTVSVQTREFVERIRNEAVSEIRDCQILIGRYMNQSAIDNLNSHNIRVILVDEKDADVAIEKYLLGILVKVQNQQFCMCCQANCLKI from the coding sequence GTGGGCCGGGATCCTGTTAAGGAAAGGTTAAAAAAACTGGATAGAGTGAAAATAGCTATTCCATCAGATGACGACAAAAGCATTTCCCCCCATTTTGGGAGATGTTGCTGTTTTATCATTTATGAAGTTGAAGGCAATAAAGTTAATAGCAGAACAGTCAGAGAGAATCTCTGTTGCCCACACCGAGCCAATATCTGTCCCAAAACGGTATCGGTTCAAACAAGGGAATTTGTAGAAAGAATACGGAATGAAGCGGTTTCAGAGATTCGTGATTGTCAGATCCTAATCGGAAGATATATGAACCAAAGTGCAATTGATAATCTCAACAGTCACAATATTAGAGTTATCCTGGTTGATGAGAAAGATGCCGATGTTGCAATAGAGAAATATTTACTGGGGATATTGGTAAAAGTTCAAAATCAACAATTTTGTATGTGTTGTCAAGCTAACTGTCTAAAAATATAA
- a CDS encoding AAA family ATPase, which yields MRSIALINQKGGVGKTTTVANLGACLAQLGKKVLVVDLDPQANLTIHFGIKSNELECSIYDLLLWKTKAEEVIIPTGVEGLNIIPANIDLSRAEIELVNMPSRETILKDRLFLTFKKYDYSLIDCAPSLGLLTLNALTSVREIFIPIQTQFFALQGINRLLETIEIVRKKVNPLLKVTGVIPVMYDVRTNLSQEVLNRIKGYFKKEVFKTIIRENVRIAESPSFGLPITLYSAGSYGAEDYMKLAKEVVSRE from the coding sequence ATGCGTTCGATAGCTTTAATCAATCAAAAAGGTGGTGTGGGTAAAACAACCACGGTAGCGAATCTGGGAGCTTGTCTGGCTCAGTTGGGAAAGAAAGTGTTGGTAGTAGATTTAGACCCACAGGCTAATTTAACTATCCATTTTGGAATCAAAAGTAACGAGTTAGAATGTTCGATTTATGACCTTCTATTGTGGAAGACTAAGGCAGAGGAAGTGATTATTCCCACTGGAGTTGAGGGTTTAAATATCATTCCTGCTAATATCGACCTTTCCAGGGCAGAAATTGAACTGGTGAATATGCCCAGCCGGGAGACAATACTCAAAGACCGACTTTTCTTGACATTTAAAAAATACGACTATTCTTTGATTGATTGTGCTCCCTCTTTAGGGTTGCTCACCCTGAATGCGTTAACCTCTGTGCGAGAGATATTTATTCCCATCCAGACTCAATTTTTTGCCTTGCAAGGAATAAATAGACTTTTGGAGACAATTGAAATCGTAAGGAAAAAAGTTAATCCTCTGCTTAAAGTAACCGGGGTTATCCCCGTAATGTACGATGTGCGCACAAATCTAAGTCAGGAAGTTTTGAACAGAATAAAGGGATATTTTAAAAAGGAAGTATTTAAAACTATTATTCGAGAAAATGTTCGCATAGCCGAGAGTCCCAGTTTTGGGTTGCCCATTACTTTATACAGTGCGGGTTCTTATGGTGCAGAGGACTATATGAAATTGGCAAAGGAGGTAGTTTCTCGTGAGTAA
- a CDS encoding tetratricopeptide repeat protein: MIIKLRLFLKFLILYWEKLLDIIEKFLSLDPKQVSKVYAEVGRECVDRGWEKDAIDLYQKVILLSPRDKDAYFQLGRIYTRIKSWEEAMRFYHRSIELGLRNHEVYYRIGLAHDYFNQTEEALKCYKKAIKLDSHHDEYYFRLGLLYDSKKMHDKAILSYNRAISLNPQEPKYYYSLGLAYDSKNMHNKAVDFLRKAMELQEKESPVIDKE; the protein is encoded by the coding sequence ATGATCATAAAATTAAGATTATTTCTAAAGTTCCTTATTCTCTACTGGGAAAAATTACTCGATATTATAGAGAAATTTCTTAGCCTTGACCCGAAACAGGTGAGTAAGGTATATGCGGAAGTTGGTAGAGAATGCGTGGATAGAGGTTGGGAAAAGGATGCAATTGATTTGTACCAGAAGGTCATTTTACTCAGTCCACGCGATAAAGATGCATATTTTCAATTAGGCAGAATCTATACGAGAATAAAAAGCTGGGAGGAAGCTATGAGGTTCTACCATAGAAGTATTGAGTTAGGACTACGAAATCATGAGGTTTATTATCGTATAGGTTTAGCCCACGACTATTTTAATCAAACAGAGGAAGCTTTAAAGTGTTATAAAAAAGCAATAAAACTGGATTCACATCACGACGAGTATTATTTCCGACTGGGCTTACTTTATGATAGTAAAAAAATGCACGACAAGGCAATTCTCTCTTATAACAGAGCAATTTCTCTTAATCCTCAAGAGCCCAAATATTATTATAGTTTAGGGTTAGCTTATGACAGCAAAAATATGCACAACAAGGCGGTAGATTTTTTACGAAAAGCGATGGAGTTGCAGGAAAAAGAATCACCGGTAATAGATAAAGAGTAA
- a CDS encoding tetratricopeptide repeat protein, giving the protein MLAKIEILLQMLGLAFKRFLEGIEQLFQPRSLDQATIYSKVGEKYADKGQMDQAIVSLKTAIELNPSGGGAYYKLGLAYGEKGLWDEAITCYKRILKLEPNGIQSTAFDKAEIYTRLGLAYNKKNMIDKAISSYRKSLKIFPDQPETYYRLGLLYDRKKMHEQSIKTYERAIELNPRTAKYYYSLGLAYDGKGEHNKAIDAFRQAMEAEETD; this is encoded by the coding sequence ATGTTAGCAAAAATCGAAATCTTATTACAGATGCTGGGACTGGCATTTAAGAGATTCCTTGAAGGGATTGAGCAGCTTTTCCAACCAAGATCTTTAGATCAGGCAACAATTTATAGCAAAGTGGGAGAGAAATATGCTGATAAAGGCCAAATGGACCAGGCAATAGTCTCTTTGAAAACAGCAATAGAGCTTAATCCATCCGGTGGAGGGGCCTATTACAAACTTGGTCTGGCCTACGGCGAAAAAGGATTATGGGATGAGGCGATTACCTGTTATAAGAGGATATTAAAACTTGAGCCTAATGGTATCCAATCTACGGCTTTTGATAAAGCAGAAATCTATACCCGTCTCGGTTTAGCCTATAATAAGAAAAATATGATTGACAAAGCAATAAGTTCATACAGAAAGTCGTTGAAAATTTTTCCCGACCAACCTGAAACGTACTATCGATTAGGATTACTTTACGACAGGAAAAAAATGCACGAGCAATCTATTAAAACTTATGAGAGAGCAATTGAACTCAATCCACGGACAGCAAAATACTATTACAGTTTAGGATTAGCCTACGATGGTAAAGGTGAACATAACAAGGCAATTGATGCCTTCCGCCAGGCGATGGAAGCCGAAGAAACTGATTAA
- a CDS encoding LemA family protein, giving the protein MSLIRAVIRRTYLDKLYPIHALSKRQLNGIKKLTGSVKGYLGKHQILAWLLRTLLTVAIAVVIWALIHWYNDYARIGTRAEAYFAQVGVEMKRRTNLIPNLVVAARKYAFHEEEIFKHVSDAREMFVRAKNVKQRMEAAEKLDAALSKLLALVERYPDLKATESIQDLIKELSNTENRIAEQKAKYNEVARTYNQLLSTFPTNILGRIYGFGQRKPYIGAESDLLKAPEVDFEWKEDSTDE; this is encoded by the coding sequence ATGAGTCTTATAAGAGCAGTAATCAGAAGAACATATCTGGACAAATTATATCCAATACACGCATTATCAAAACGACAGTTAAATGGAATTAAGAAGTTAACGGGAAGTGTAAAAGGATATCTTGGTAAGCATCAAATCTTAGCGTGGTTATTGAGAACGCTGTTAACGGTAGCAATTGCTGTCGTTATCTGGGCACTTATTCATTGGTACAACGATTATGCCCGAATAGGGACTCGCGCGGAAGCATATTTTGCTCAAGTAGGGGTGGAAATGAAAAGACGCACTAATTTAATTCCTAACCTGGTGGTAGCGGCAAGAAAATATGCTTTTCACGAAGAAGAGATATTTAAGCATGTGTCTGATGCGCGAGAAATGTTCGTCCGGGCGAAAAATGTTAAACAGAGAATGGAAGCTGCGGAAAAACTTGATGCTGCGTTATCAAAGCTATTGGCTCTTGTTGAGCGGTATCCGGACTTAAAAGCTACCGAGTCTATACAAGATTTAATTAAAGAACTGTCCAATACAGAAAATCGTATTGCCGAACAGAAGGCAAAATATAACGAGGTGGCGAGAACATATAATCAACTTCTAAGTACATTCCCCACAAATATTCTGGGTAGAATTTATGGATTTGGTCAACGGAAACCATACATTGGTGCTGAAAGTGACTTATTGAAAGCACCGGAAGTGGATTTTGAATGGAAGGAGGATTCTACAGATGAATAA